Proteins from a genomic interval of Flammeovirgaceae bacterium SG7u.111:
- a CDS encoding DUF3592 domain-containing protein, whose product MESVIVTFFIGLALTPGTLFFYWALKDILDELNFKDNAFRTMGTVVHKTPVKYGSEEYMGQAGVKYTAETFGGYFFTIEYPAADGTVYSYRSRKVFDQNKEWVDVWVNKDDPTDIMVDGFYKVGNSKYYQLIMGAIFGPIPLLLLLGSILANLM is encoded by the coding sequence ATGGAATCGGTAATAGTTACTTTCTTTATTGGCTTGGCTTTAACGCCCGGGACATTATTTTTTTACTGGGCTTTAAAGGATATTCTCGATGAGCTGAATTTTAAGGATAATGCTTTTAGAACGATGGGAACTGTGGTACATAAAACTCCAGTGAAATACGGTAGCGAAGAATACATGGGGCAAGCAGGTGTGAAATATACAGCGGAGACTTTTGGAGGTTATTTTTTTACCATCGAATATCCTGCTGCTGATGGAACTGTTTATTCTTATCGGTCGAGAAAAGTGTTTGATCAAAACAAAGAGTGGGTAGATGTATGGGTGAATAAGGACGACCCTACTGATATTATGGTAGATGGTTTTTATAAAGTTGGAAACTCAAAATATTACCAGCTCATTATGGGAGCTATTTTTGGACCTATACCGCTTTTACTGCTTTTAGGAAGTATTCTGGCTAATTTGATGTAG
- a CDS encoding glycan-binding surface protein yields MNNISFKSYTSIALLFLGMLTFQSCSEEDTYPIPMVNNVRPTAEDVTITEGNFGETIAIQGAGLASTEEVWFNSVQAYFNPTMITDNNIVLSIPGDFPEEITDKITVKTKGGSAEFDFKVIVPAPVIKSVSNEYPAVGEVMEIAGSVFYNVQSVVFPGGAEGDILEYTPELIRVVVPDGVTEGALTVNASAGSTESSMKLFDKTGMICDYDAMNKFEDWGKETEVIDGSSNPTSPVPVDGNYIKIQSSTEVPADNWWVDQTVTPHGGIVMPDYPDNDPADMYALKFEYFSVGNFNGGHVQVQFGWGPDYWFEPYTKLGDGNNEDFVSSNWQTAVIPLNQFKSGDGSAISKYGDLKGMDFLLFLLRTPDAPEPLVGFDLNFDNIRVVKIK; encoded by the coding sequence ATGAATAATATAAGTTTCAAATCTTACACAAGCATTGCCCTCCTCTTTTTGGGCATGCTTACCTTCCAGAGTTGCTCTGAAGAGGATACCTACCCGATACCTATGGTGAACAATGTAAGGCCAACGGCAGAAGATGTGACTATTACCGAAGGTAACTTCGGGGAGACTATTGCCATTCAAGGGGCGGGGCTTGCCAGCACGGAAGAGGTTTGGTTCAATAGTGTACAAGCCTATTTTAATCCGACAATGATTACCGATAACAATATTGTTCTTTCTATTCCTGGAGATTTCCCAGAAGAAATTACGGATAAAATAACAGTAAAGACTAAAGGAGGATCAGCAGAATTTGATTTTAAAGTGATCGTGCCTGCACCAGTAATAAAGAGTGTTAGCAACGAATATCCGGCAGTGGGTGAAGTGATGGAAATAGCCGGTTCTGTGTTTTACAATGTCCAATCGGTTGTGTTTCCTGGCGGAGCAGAAGGGGATATATTGGAATATACACCAGAATTGATCAGGGTTGTTGTTCCTGACGGAGTGACTGAAGGAGCGCTCACCGTAAATGCTTCAGCAGGTTCAACGGAATCGTCTATGAAACTCTTTGACAAGACAGGCATGATTTGCGACTATGATGCAATGAACAAATTTGAGGATTGGGGCAAGGAAACCGAAGTGATAGATGGTAGTTCAAACCCTACTAGCCCAGTGCCAGTTGATGGAAATTATATCAAAATACAAAGCTCTACCGAAGTTCCTGCTGACAACTGGTGGGTAGACCAAACCGTTACTCCACATGGAGGTATTGTCATGCCAGATTATCCAGACAATGACCCTGCGGATATGTATGCACTTAAGTTTGAGTACTTCTCGGTAGGAAACTTTAATGGTGGTCATGTGCAAGTACAGTTTGGCTGGGGACCTGACTATTGGTTTGAACCTTACACTAAGTTAGGGGATGGTAACAATGAAGATTTTGTTTCTTCCAATTGGCAAACGGCTGTTATTCCTCTTAACCAGTTTAAAAGTGGAGATGGATCAGCTATTAGTAAGTACGGAGACCTCAAAGGCATGGATTTCTTGTTGTTCTTGCTCAGAACTCCGGATGCACCCGAGCCTTTAGTAGGCTTTGACCTGAATTTTGATAATATCAGGGTCGTTAAAATTAAATAA
- a CDS encoding ABC transporter permease, protein MPENTTSHKPSYYVKKRLFGNKPAMLGLIVIILAHLVAGLGYLIMPDQTPNANDGAVQVQKKPPVFRVKVLKIRKNLETEHTSFFKKIYNGEESAYTIVPVNEMPDVVGDSVFFSPYGREKKRVGFALINCVKPLYVGQSDKMVNSYEIDGENIIYLDLNNERQTISKRKLEREFWDKNIEDRVFLLGTDKAGRDILSRLLFGTRISLSIGFVAVLISLLIGVTFGAVAGYFGGKVDAFVMWIMTVIWSIPTIMLVIAISLALQNKGIWVAFVAVGLTMWVEIARVVRGQIMGIKQKLYIEAASAFGYSNKRIIFKHIMPNILGALIVISTSNFASAILIEAGLSFLGLGVQPPMPSWGMMINEGFRAIGTRGSWHLVLLPSLCICFMVLAFNLLGNGLRDAYDPKELK, encoded by the coding sequence TTTGATCATGCCCGATCAAACTCCTAATGCCAATGACGGCGCAGTGCAAGTTCAAAAAAAACCTCCTGTTTTTAGGGTCAAAGTACTGAAAATCAGAAAAAACCTAGAAACCGAACATACCAGCTTTTTCAAGAAAATATACAATGGGGAAGAAAGTGCTTACACAATTGTCCCTGTAAACGAAATGCCTGATGTGGTAGGAGACAGTGTATTTTTTTCCCCCTATGGAAGAGAAAAAAAGCGAGTAGGGTTTGCGCTTATCAACTGCGTGAAACCTCTCTATGTAGGTCAGTCCGACAAAATGGTGAACAGCTACGAGATAGATGGGGAAAATATAATTTACCTCGACCTCAATAATGAGCGTCAAACTATTTCCAAAAGAAAGCTTGAAAGAGAATTTTGGGACAAAAACATAGAAGACCGAGTATTCCTTTTGGGTACAGACAAAGCGGGTAGAGATATTTTGAGCCGCCTCCTTTTCGGTACACGAATTTCCCTTTCCATCGGTTTTGTTGCCGTGCTGATCTCCCTTCTTATAGGGGTGACTTTTGGCGCAGTAGCGGGTTATTTCGGAGGCAAAGTCGATGCCTTTGTCATGTGGATTATGACCGTGATTTGGTCCATCCCGACCATCATGCTCGTGATCGCCATCAGCCTTGCCTTACAAAACAAGGGGATTTGGGTAGCATTTGTGGCGGTGGGCCTTACCATGTGGGTAGAAATTGCCCGAGTGGTTAGGGGGCAGATCATGGGCATTAAGCAGAAGCTTTATATAGAGGCAGCAAGTGCTTTCGGCTATTCCAATAAGCGAATTATTTTCAAACATATCATGCCCAATATTTTGGGAGCACTCATTGTAATTTCCACCTCAAACTTTGCCTCAGCAATTCTGATTGAAGCTGGGCTGAGCTTTTTGGGATTGGGCGTGCAGCCTCCTATGCCCTCATGGGGAATGATGATAAACGAAGGCTTCAGGGCTATTGGTACACGAGGAAGCTGGCATTTGGTACTCCTTCCAAGTTTGTGCATCTGCTTTATGGTGCTAGCTTTTAACCTTCTTGGCAATGGGCTAAGAGATGCGTACGATCCTAAAGAATTGAAGTAA
- a CDS encoding VWA domain-containing protein produces the protein MVGFRFTDYVPEQDPEKSQFENLLNIFMQLLTMTSGDVAEALSWLTNLDKRYQMTDGKYGIGDFIDDLKKKGYIEENEQQKGSFKMTGKSEQSIRKSALEEIFGKLKKSKKGDHNTAASGHNGDEISADRRNYQFGDTLEQISMTDSIRNAQINHGLGSFTLTENDLEVVDKEYKAQTSTVLMIDISHSMILYGEDRITPAKKVAMALAELITTKYKKDTLDIIVFGNDSWQIQIKDLPYLEVGPYHTNTVAGLELAMDLLRRRKNKNKQIFMITDGKPTCIKEGIRYYKNSFGLDSKILNKTLTLAAQCRRLKIPITTFMIASDPYLQQFVKEFTKVNNGNAYYSSLKGLGDLVFEDYRRNRRKNMRG, from the coding sequence ATGGTAGGCTTCCGATTTACAGACTACGTACCCGAACAAGACCCCGAAAAAAGTCAGTTTGAAAACCTTCTGAATATTTTCATGCAGTTGCTCACCATGACTTCTGGCGATGTAGCTGAGGCTTTGAGCTGGCTCACAAATTTGGACAAACGCTACCAAATGACCGATGGGAAATACGGAATTGGCGACTTTATAGACGACCTCAAAAAGAAAGGATATATAGAAGAAAATGAGCAGCAAAAAGGCTCATTTAAGATGACGGGGAAAAGTGAGCAGAGCATCCGAAAAAGTGCTTTGGAAGAGATATTTGGTAAGCTTAAAAAGTCTAAAAAAGGAGACCATAATACGGCTGCTTCGGGACACAACGGAGATGAAATAAGTGCCGACCGCCGCAATTACCAATTTGGTGATACCTTGGAGCAAATCTCCATGACGGATTCTATCCGAAATGCACAGATCAACCACGGGCTGGGGAGCTTCACCCTCACCGAAAATGACCTGGAAGTAGTAGACAAAGAATACAAAGCACAAACTTCTACAGTGCTAATGATCGATATTTCCCACTCCATGATCCTCTACGGCGAAGACCGAATTACACCGGCCAAGAAAGTGGCCATGGCTTTAGCAGAGCTGATCACCACCAAATACAAAAAAGATACGCTCGACATCATCGTTTTTGGCAACGACTCTTGGCAAATCCAGATCAAAGATCTCCCCTACCTCGAAGTTGGACCGTACCACACCAATACGGTGGCAGGGCTGGAGCTAGCAATGGACTTGCTCCGTAGGAGAAAAAATAAGAACAAGCAGATCTTCATGATTACCGATGGGAAACCAACTTGTATAAAGGAAGGGATTCGGTACTATAAAAACAGCTTTGGATTGGACAGCAAAATTTTGAACAAAACCCTTACTCTAGCTGCGCAATGCCGCAGGCTAAAAATCCCGATCACCACGTTCATGATCGCTTCCGATCCCTATTTGCAGCAGTTTGTGAAGGAATTCACGAAAGTGAATAATGGAAATGCTTATTACAGTAGCCTCAAAGGTTTGGGCGATCTTGTTTTTGAAGATTACCGTAGGAATAGAAGGAAAAATATGAGGGGGTAA
- a CDS encoding (Fe-S)-binding protein, which translates to MENTFQIIQQVAFAAVFLTANYIMIKRFLFIRRNILLGKPEDRSGNFVQRFKTMVMMALGQKQMFDRPLAGIMHFTIYAGFLLINVEVLEIVLDGLLGTHRLFAPLFGSFYTFLISFFEILAFGVVVSCVIFFSRRNLLKLPRFTKPEMKGWPTLDANLILVWEIVLMCALFNMNGTDLVLQTRAGESAYVAEHYHQTGQFAISGTFVGFFENFSTPTLIALERIAWWIHIVGILIFAIYITYSKHLHIFLAFPNTFFSNLTPHGKMENMPSVTNEVNIMLGIGGAGEEEVSQDDSEVPTFGAKDVTDLTWKNLLDAYSCTECGRCTSVCPANQTGKLLSPRKIMMDTRNRLEEVGKGIDKNGKEFSDDKSLYGDYTTKEELMACTTCNACVEACPININPLEIILQQRRYIAMEESSTPASWNAMFTNIENNFAPWAFPASERFKWAEEIQQNEDKQ; encoded by the coding sequence ATGGAAAACACATTTCAAATTATACAACAAGTAGCTTTTGCAGCGGTGTTTCTCACTGCAAACTACATTATGATCAAGCGGTTCTTGTTCATACGTAGAAATATCCTGCTCGGAAAGCCCGAAGACCGCAGTGGTAATTTTGTCCAACGGTTCAAAACCATGGTAATGATGGCTTTGGGGCAAAAGCAGATGTTCGACAGGCCTCTTGCTGGCATTATGCACTTCACCATCTATGCAGGGTTTCTCCTTATAAATGTAGAAGTACTGGAAATCGTATTGGACGGGCTTTTGGGTACTCACCGTCTTTTTGCCCCCCTATTTGGTAGTTTTTACACCTTTCTTATCAGCTTTTTCGAAATCCTTGCCTTTGGCGTAGTCGTTTCTTGTGTCATCTTTTTTTCCAGAAGAAACTTACTAAAATTGCCGAGGTTCACCAAGCCCGAAATGAAAGGCTGGCCTACGCTAGACGCCAACCTCATCTTGGTTTGGGAAATTGTTCTGATGTGTGCCCTTTTCAATATGAATGGTACCGACCTCGTACTCCAAACAAGAGCTGGAGAAAGTGCTTACGTAGCCGAACATTACCACCAAACTGGGCAATTTGCCATTAGCGGAACATTTGTCGGTTTCTTCGAAAACTTTAGCACGCCTACGCTCATCGCACTCGAACGCATAGCTTGGTGGATCCATATCGTAGGTATCCTGATCTTCGCCATTTATATTACTTACTCTAAGCATTTACACATTTTCTTGGCTTTCCCCAACACGTTCTTTTCCAACCTCACGCCTCATGGCAAGATGGAAAATATGCCTTCCGTAACCAATGAGGTAAATATTATGCTAGGAATAGGCGGTGCAGGGGAGGAAGAAGTATCACAAGACGACTCGGAAGTACCAACCTTTGGGGCAAAAGATGTCACTGATTTGACATGGAAAAACCTGTTGGATGCATATAGCTGCACCGAATGTGGACGCTGTACCTCGGTATGCCCTGCCAACCAAACTGGAAAATTGCTTTCTCCCCGTAAAATAATGATGGATACCCGCAATAGGCTGGAAGAAGTTGGGAAAGGAATAGATAAAAATGGGAAAGAATTCAGCGATGACAAATCACTCTACGGAGATTATACCACCAAAGAAGAGTTGATGGCCTGCACTACCTGCAATGCCTGCGTAGAAGCCTGTCCTATCAACATCAACCCGTTAGAAATAATTTTGCAGCAACGCCGCTATATCGCTATGGAAGAATCGAGCACGCCGGCATCGTGGAATGCCATGTTCACCAACATAGAAAACAACTTTGCCCCTTGGGCTTTCCCTGCTTCCGAGCGGTTCAAATGGGCGGAAGAAATACAACAAAACGAAGACAAACAATAG
- a CDS encoding glycoside hydrolase family 9 protein, with protein MKRNYKLYFLCLGLFFVFFQHISVAWAQEFSIKIDQFGYRPSSQKVAVISSAKEGFNAPSNYVPASELTIIKLDDKSEVYTGSVASWGNGVVHKQSGDMAWWFNFSDFTTPGDYYILDKEHHVTSDVFTISEHVYNHVLKHAVRVFYYQRCGVSKEAQFAGSSWADGACHIHDGQDNLCRSRFGNGDPIDLSGGWHDAGDYNKYTSFTYSVVHQLLWAYQNNPQVFQDNYNIPESGNGIPDLIDEIKFELDFLQKMMLGDGQVLAKVAVTEHQGESPASADKNERYYAPAIGSASRCLSSVFAHAALVFSDFPELKNYSDELLRKSELAWEWIEANPAYSSWDNNGFGSANPEKSEYDQDAYLITAAVHLYLATGKSKYEEHIKANYQKLHCLQWNYWFAYEYDYGRTLLDYCNSPNTDTQICETVRESFRKSMNGEEFYNAVISKKDPYRAYLKDSDYNWGSNSIKSRAGESFYDAYQFGIPNSDSAAYKDVAEDFMHYIHGVNALGLVFMSNMDAYGAVHSANEMYHLWFGDNTPFDNAKTSTYGPPPAYVTGGVNMHYKPDASYTGDDLTPPLGQPVQKMYKDWNTSWPENSWELTEPAIYYQAAYIMLLSKFASPGVVEIDIPDPIVTGLAEEDMGGILSYPVPSSDLVYLDTRSFYLPKVDAIAPDGKIIELKGEEVKIEGQRLEVRLSGLVPGFYILKLTYPNYIQTHRVILK; from the coding sequence ATGAAAAGAAATTATAAACTATATTTCCTATGCCTAGGGTTGTTTTTTGTCTTTTTCCAACATATTAGTGTTGCGTGGGCACAAGAGTTTTCCATAAAAATAGACCAGTTTGGCTACAGGCCATCTTCCCAGAAAGTAGCAGTGATATCTAGTGCCAAAGAAGGGTTTAATGCTCCGTCTAATTATGTGCCTGCTAGTGAGCTTACCATTATTAAGCTCGATGATAAGTCAGAGGTTTACACTGGTAGTGTAGCAAGTTGGGGAAATGGGGTAGTACATAAGCAATCGGGTGATATGGCTTGGTGGTTCAATTTTTCAGACTTTACTACTCCAGGTGACTATTACATTTTGGATAAAGAGCATCATGTGACTTCCGATGTGTTCACTATTTCTGAGCATGTCTATAACCATGTGTTGAAGCATGCCGTGAGGGTGTTTTACTACCAACGGTGCGGAGTGTCCAAAGAAGCGCAGTTTGCAGGAAGCAGTTGGGCTGACGGGGCTTGCCATATTCACGATGGGCAAGATAACTTGTGCAGAAGTAGGTTTGGTAATGGCGACCCAATTGACCTCTCGGGGGGCTGGCACGATGCCGGAGATTATAATAAGTACACCTCTTTTACTTATAGCGTAGTGCACCAGTTGCTTTGGGCTTACCAAAATAATCCACAGGTGTTTCAGGACAATTACAATATCCCAGAAAGTGGAAATGGAATTCCTGACCTTATAGATGAAATCAAATTTGAATTGGATTTCCTCCAAAAAATGATGTTGGGCGATGGGCAAGTACTGGCGAAAGTAGCTGTAACTGAACATCAGGGGGAAAGCCCCGCCAGTGCAGATAAAAATGAGAGGTATTATGCTCCAGCTATAGGTTCTGCTTCAAGGTGTTTGTCAAGCGTGTTTGCACATGCAGCGTTGGTATTTAGCGATTTTCCAGAACTTAAAAATTATTCAGATGAGCTTCTTCGGAAGTCTGAGCTGGCTTGGGAGTGGATAGAGGCGAACCCTGCTTATTCGAGCTGGGATAATAATGGCTTTGGTAGCGCCAATCCTGAAAAGAGCGAATATGATCAGGATGCTTATTTGATTACCGCTGCCGTTCATTTGTATTTGGCTACAGGGAAAAGCAAATACGAAGAGCATATTAAGGCAAACTATCAAAAGCTTCATTGCCTACAGTGGAATTATTGGTTTGCATATGAATACGATTATGGGCGTACGCTATTGGATTATTGTAACAGTCCTAATACCGATACTCAAATCTGTGAAACTGTTAGGGAGAGTTTTAGGAAATCGATGAATGGTGAGGAGTTTTATAATGCCGTCATTTCTAAAAAAGATCCATACAGGGCTTATTTGAAAGACAGCGATTATAATTGGGGAAGCAATAGTATTAAATCGAGGGCTGGAGAATCATTTTATGATGCGTACCAATTTGGAATCCCCAATTCGGATAGTGCGGCTTATAAAGATGTTGCCGAAGATTTCATGCACTATATACATGGGGTAAATGCACTGGGTTTGGTATTCATGAGTAATATGGATGCATATGGAGCAGTGCATTCGGCCAATGAGATGTACCACCTTTGGTTTGGTGACAACACTCCTTTCGATAACGCAAAAACATCTACCTATGGTCCTCCTCCTGCCTATGTGACCGGTGGGGTGAACATGCATTATAAGCCAGATGCATCTTATACAGGAGACGATCTGACCCCTCCATTGGGGCAGCCTGTACAAAAAATGTATAAAGACTGGAATACTTCTTGGCCAGAAAACTCATGGGAACTGACAGAGCCCGCTATTTATTACCAAGCTGCTTACATTATGCTGTTATCAAAGTTTGCCAGCCCAGGTGTCGTTGAAATAGATATACCAGATCCGATAGTGACAGGTTTGGCAGAAGAGGATATGGGAGGAATATTGTCCTATCCTGTACCGAGTAGCGACTTAGTTTATTTGGATACTCGCTCTTTTTATTTACCAAAAGTTGATGCAATAGCTCCAGATGGAAAAATAATTGAATTGAAAGGTGAAGAAGTCAAGATAGAAGGTCAAAGGCTAGAGGTACGCCTTTCGGGGCTAGTCCCTGGTTTTTACATACTTAAACTAACTTATCCTAATTATATACAAACCCATAGGGTGATATTGAAGTAG
- a CDS encoding (Fe-S)-binding protein, producing the protein MNTENITKVTTMAEMAAKGESPEVLFWVGCAGSFDDRYKRVTAAFIKILNSAGVKFAVLGQEESCTGDPARRAGNEFLFQMQAVSNIQVLNGYEIKKIVTACPHCFNTLKNEYPELGGNYEVVHHSTFLQHLIDEGRIKVKGESEFKGKSITYHDSCYLGRANDIYEAPRKVLEELDADLVEMKSCKTKGLCCGAGGAQMFKDAEKGSKEVNIERTEQALGTGAKVIASACPFCMTMLSDGVKNKEKEKEVKVLDLAELVALSNGL; encoded by the coding sequence ATGAACACTGAAAATATCACAAAAGTAACTACTATGGCAGAAATGGCTGCCAAGGGAGAGTCACCAGAGGTTTTGTTTTGGGTAGGGTGCGCCGGTTCTTTCGATGACCGCTACAAAAGAGTAACCGCTGCTTTTATTAAAATATTAAACTCTGCAGGAGTAAAATTTGCCGTATTGGGGCAAGAGGAGTCTTGCACGGGCGATCCTGCTCGCCGGGCTGGAAATGAATTTTTATTCCAAATGCAAGCTGTTTCTAATATCCAAGTATTAAATGGATACGAAATAAAAAAGATAGTAACTGCCTGCCCGCACTGCTTCAATACATTAAAAAATGAATACCCTGAACTTGGTGGAAACTACGAAGTTGTACATCATAGCACATTTTTGCAGCACTTGATAGACGAGGGACGTATTAAGGTTAAAGGAGAGAGTGAATTTAAAGGAAAATCCATTACGTACCACGACTCTTGTTATTTGGGCAGGGCAAACGATATTTATGAAGCTCCCAGAAAAGTATTGGAAGAACTAGATGCCGACTTGGTAGAGATGAAAAGTTGCAAGACCAAAGGGTTGTGCTGTGGGGCTGGCGGTGCTCAAATGTTCAAAGATGCTGAAAAAGGAAGCAAAGAAGTAAATATTGAACGCACTGAGCAGGCACTTGGAACGGGTGCAAAAGTAATTGCATCGGCATGTCCGTTTTGCATGACTATGCTCTCTGACGGAGTAAAAAACAAGGAAAAGGAAAAAGAGGTAAAAGTATTGGATTTGGCGGAACTTGTGGCTTTATCAAATGGTTTGTAA